Below is a genomic region from Butyrivibrio sp. AE3004.
TATCCGCTATGGCGACAGCCTTTGCCTTTCCGGGTATTATAATGCAAAAATTAAAGAAATCTTTTGGAATGGCAGGCTGTATAATTATACCATCAATACTGTTTGCGGTATTGATGCTTAATCCTGTACAGTCGATATACGGAATCCCGTTTGGACTTGTTATGATGTTTGTTTCTTACAG
It encodes:
- a CDS encoding CPBP family intramembrane glutamic endopeptidase, with product MATAFAFPGIIMQKLKKSFGMAGCIIIPSILFAVLMLNPVQSIYGIPFGLVMMFVSYRFNSVVPGMMIIIINNAGAVILNQVFNPGLPPAVSACF